The nucleotide window CTGAAGAATTAGAGGATGCAAAGAAATTAAAAGAAACGCTGGAAAAGATCACTGTTCAACTTTCAGCTAAATCAGGTGAAGGTGGACGATTATTCGGTTCAATAACTTCAAAACAAATTGCTGAAGAGCTTAATAAGGTTAATAAAATTAAGTTAGATAAGCGGAAAATTGAGCTTGAGGATCCGATCCGCTCACTAGGTGTAACAAATGTTCCTGTTAAGTTGCATCATGAAGTTACTGCTACATTAAAAGTACATGTAAAAGAAGTTTAATATAGAGAATTCCCTAAGAACTTTTTTATATCTCCATAGCCTCCCGTTATTACGGGAGGCGGTTTGTATTTTAGCTAGCTATTTATAATTGGAAACAATGTTTACTTGTAAAACCTGGCTAATACGTTAGTATAATGTAAGTGTCTTTTAAAAATATATGCTAGTTTAGTAGGAAGAGGGGGAATTGTGAATGAATGATCTTTATACTGATCGTACGCCTCCACAAAATATAGAAGCTGAACAAGCAATAATTGGGGCAATTTTTTTAGAACCATCAACTTTAACGACTGCATCAGAATTATTGTTGCCAGATGATTTTTATAAATCTTCGCACTCTAAAATATTCACGGTGATGTTAGA belongs to Bacillus sp. Marseille-P3661 and includes:
- the rplI gene encoding 50S ribosomal protein L9, translated to MKVIFLADVKGKGKKGETKNVADGYAHNFLLKNNLAVEATPANMKSLEQQNKKQQREAAEELEDAKKLKETLEKITVQLSAKSGEGGRLFGSITSKQIAEELNKVNKIKLDKRKIELEDPIRSLGVTNVPVKLHHEVTATLKVHVKEV